One part of the Truepera radiovictrix DSM 17093 genome encodes these proteins:
- the tkt gene encoding transketolase, with product MSQTTTKQSLEVRAINAIRALTIDATQAAGSGHPGMPMGAAPMGYLLFTKFLKFNPANDRWVNRDVYIQSAGHGSMLQYSLLHLVGYDLPMEELKRYRQWKSKTPGHPEHFVTPGVEITTGPLGQGISTAVGVALAEAHLGATYNRPGFNIIDHYTYVIASDGDLMEGVSAEASSLAGHWGLGKLIVLYDDNQITIDGKTDIAFTEDVLGRYDAYGWHTQRVADGNDLEALEAAIRAAQSETNRPSLIAVRTVIGYGAPNRQGTPKAHGSPLGDEEARAAKEALGIDWPAFTVPEDVLAHYRQAVPRGAQLEAEWRELFGRYKAAHPELAKRFETALQGEAERDFEELLPRFPVGEKMATRKSSGKVLNLLAKELPQLIGGSADLAESNNTTLEGIPFISKDDYTGRNIHFGVREHGMAAIANGLSLHGGLKPYVATFLIFSDYLRPSLRLAALMDQPVIYVFTHDSIGLGGDGPTHQPVSQLTALRAIPKLTVIRPADANETAQAWALAVTHKSPVALALTRQDVPHLDVPKGSVKRGGYVLADCEGTPDVILIGTGSEVHKCLEAKALLEEEGTKVRVVSLPSFELFEAQDEAYRESVLPKAVRARVSVEAGATLGWYKYVGLDGATVGLDRFGESADGDEVMDKLGFNARNIADTARKLLAP from the coding sequence GTGTCACAGACCACTACCAAACAGTCGCTCGAAGTCCGCGCGATCAACGCCATTCGGGCGCTCACCATCGACGCGACCCAAGCGGCCGGCTCCGGTCACCCCGGGATGCCGATGGGCGCCGCGCCGATGGGGTACCTTCTTTTCACCAAGTTTCTCAAGTTCAACCCCGCCAACGACCGCTGGGTCAACCGCGACGTCTACATCCAGTCGGCCGGGCACGGCTCGATGCTCCAGTACAGCCTCCTGCACCTAGTCGGGTACGACCTGCCGATGGAGGAGCTTAAACGCTACCGGCAGTGGAAGAGCAAGACGCCGGGGCACCCCGAGCACTTCGTCACCCCCGGCGTCGAGATCACCACGGGGCCGCTGGGGCAGGGGATCAGCACGGCCGTCGGGGTAGCGCTCGCCGAAGCGCACCTGGGCGCGACCTATAACCGCCCCGGGTTTAACATCATCGACCACTACACCTATGTGATCGCCTCGGACGGCGACCTCATGGAGGGGGTCTCCGCCGAAGCCTCCTCGCTGGCCGGTCACTGGGGTCTAGGCAAACTCATCGTCTTATACGACGACAACCAGATCACCATTGACGGAAAGACCGACATCGCTTTTACCGAGGACGTGCTGGGACGCTACGACGCCTACGGCTGGCACACCCAGCGCGTCGCGGACGGCAACGACCTCGAGGCTTTGGAGGCGGCCATTCGCGCCGCGCAAAGCGAGACAAACCGCCCCAGCCTGATCGCGGTGCGCACGGTTATCGGCTACGGCGCCCCCAACCGCCAGGGCACCCCCAAAGCGCACGGCTCACCCTTGGGCGACGAGGAGGCCAGAGCCGCCAAGGAGGCGCTCGGCATCGACTGGCCCGCTTTTACCGTACCCGAGGACGTGTTGGCGCACTACCGCCAAGCGGTCCCCCGTGGGGCGCAGCTCGAGGCCGAGTGGCGCGAGCTCTTTGGGCGCTACAAAGCGGCGCACCCCGAACTCGCCAAACGGTTTGAAACGGCGCTGCAAGGCGAGGCCGAGCGCGACTTCGAGGAGCTCTTGCCGCGTTTTCCGGTCGGTGAAAAGATGGCGACGCGCAAGAGCTCGGGGAAGGTGCTTAACCTGCTGGCTAAAGAGCTGCCACAGCTCATCGGCGGCTCGGCCGACCTCGCCGAATCGAACAACACCACCCTAGAGGGGATCCCCTTTATCTCCAAAGACGACTACACGGGCCGCAACATCCACTTCGGCGTCCGCGAGCACGGCATGGCGGCGATCGCCAACGGGCTTTCACTCCACGGCGGCCTCAAACCCTACGTCGCGACCTTTCTCATCTTTTCGGACTACCTGCGCCCCAGCCTGCGCCTCGCGGCGCTCATGGACCAGCCCGTCATCTACGTCTTTACCCACGACAGCATCGGGCTAGGCGGCGACGGGCCGACCCACCAACCGGTGTCGCAGCTCACGGCGCTGCGGGCGATTCCGAAGCTCACCGTGATCCGACCCGCCGACGCCAACGAGACCGCCCAGGCGTGGGCGCTCGCTGTGACCCACAAGTCCCCCGTGGCTCTGGCGCTGACGCGCCAGGACGTGCCGCACCTCGACGTCCCCAAGGGGAGCGTCAAACGCGGTGGGTACGTCCTCGCTGACTGTGAGGGGACGCCGGACGTGATCCTGATCGGCACCGGTTCGGAGGTGCACAAGTGCCTAGAGGCCAAGGCGCTTTTGGAGGAAGAAGGCACCAAGGTGCGCGTCGTCAGCCTTCCGTCGTTCGAGCTGTTCGAGGCGCAAGACGAGGCCTACCGCGAGTCGGTGCTCCCCAAAGCGGTCCGCGCGCGCGTCTCGGTCGAGGCCGGAGCGACCTTGGGCTGGTACAAGTACGTCGGCTTGGATGGCGCCACGGTCGGTTTGGACCGTTTCGGCGAGTCCGCCGACGGCGACGAGGTGATGGACAAGCTCGGCTTTAACGCCCGCAACATCGCCGACACGGCGCGCAAGCTCCTCGCACCGTAG
- a CDS encoding CPBP family intramembrane glutamic endopeptidase encodes MRRYLPFVPSALTGLVGAVWLLLRPFELPARAGPGAILLTATLLTLLLLGAAWLLERTLPSFRFASALLERALASYGFSRLEALALATLTATAEELFFRGALLPVLGVWGQALVFGLLHPMPKRGWSYPLYTFVAGAAFGYAVLVTGSLWTSLLAHFAVNLWGLLTVSRRVRASG; translated from the coding sequence ATGCGCCGCTACCTGCCCTTCGTCCCGAGCGCGCTCACCGGCCTCGTCGGGGCGGTGTGGCTCCTGTTGAGGCCCTTTGAACTCCCCGCGCGCGCGGGACCCGGCGCCATCCTCCTCACCGCCACCCTCCTCACACTCCTCTTGCTGGGCGCGGCGTGGCTTTTGGAGCGAACGCTGCCGTCGTTTCGCTTCGCCAGCGCGCTCCTCGAGCGCGCGCTCGCGTCTTACGGGTTCTCGCGGCTCGAGGCCCTCGCGCTCGCCACCCTGACCGCCACCGCCGAGGAGCTCTTTTTCCGCGGCGCGCTGCTCCCCGTGTTGGGGGTCTGGGGGCAGGCTTTGGTGTTTGGCCTCCTCCACCCGATGCCCAAGCGGGGCTGGAGCTACCCGCTCTACACCTTCGTCGCCGGCGCCGCCTTCGGCTACGCGGTGCTCGTCACGGGGAGCCTCTGGACGAGCCTCTTGGCGCACTTCGCGGTCAACCTCTGGGGGCTTTTGACGGTGAGCCGGCGCGTCCGCGCTTCGGGGTAG
- a CDS encoding acyl-CoA thioesterase, translated as MGDFATGTASAKEQTRISEWITTFDTVFPNHVNPLGTLFGGRVLELMDVNASIACWRFSRLPAVTASSEPVDFRAPIFLGEIIELRSRVAYAGRTSMIVRCEVFGENPSTGERRLCTVGHMNFVALGPDKRPTPVPKLRVETELERYHWEIAKTIREGIAKRRAQAPF; from the coding sequence ATGGGCGACTTTGCGACGGGCACCGCTTCGGCCAAAGAGCAGACGCGCATCTCCGAATGGATCACCACCTTCGACACGGTGTTCCCCAACCACGTCAACCCTTTGGGCACGCTTTTCGGGGGGCGCGTGCTCGAACTCATGGACGTCAACGCCTCGATCGCCTGCTGGCGTTTTTCGCGCCTCCCTGCGGTGACGGCCTCGAGCGAACCCGTGGACTTTCGCGCGCCCATCTTTTTAGGCGAGATCATCGAGCTCCGCAGCCGCGTCGCCTACGCCGGCCGCACCAGCATGATCGTGCGCTGCGAGGTCTTCGGCGAAAACCCCAGCACCGGCGAAAGGCGTCTTTGCACGGTCGGGCACATGAACTTCGTGGCCCTAGGCCCCGACAAGCGCCCGACCCCCGTGCCCAAGCTGCGGGTCGAGACGGAGCTCGAGCGCTACCACTGGGAGATCGCCAAAACCATCCGAGAGGGCATCGCCAAAAGGCGGGCGCAAGCGCCCTTTTAG
- a CDS encoding LL-diaminopimelate aminotransferase, whose amino-acid sequence MTGWASRRAQAMPRSVFATMDAAKARARAKGLELIDLSIGSSDLAPPAVALEALRRATYDPETYGYCLFSGTAPLRRAVAAWFGARYGVSLDADEQVLPLIGSQEGFANLLLATTDPGDLILLPDPGYPSYYGAVALAGLEMHAVPLEAENGFLPELGAIPERVARRAKVLVLSYPNNPTAAVATPELMREAVAFCREHRILLVHDFPYVDTVYGDYRAPSVLAQPGGLETAVELYSCSKSFHMGGFRIGWAAGNAAAIAALARVKGAVDFNQYRGIQAMAVAALEAGAEVTREAARVFEARRDALVGALRRAGWEVPTPQASMYVWAPLPKGTDSFAFAVAAAEQTGVCVAPGRAFGERGEGYVRFALVRDAAVLARAAARLATFLEERG is encoded by the coding sequence GTGACGGGGTGGGCCTCGAGGCGGGCGCAGGCGATGCCTAGAAGCGTCTTCGCGACGATGGACGCCGCCAAGGCGCGGGCGCGCGCCAAGGGGCTTGAACTCATCGACCTCTCCATCGGTTCGTCCGACCTCGCCCCGCCCGCGGTGGCCCTGGAGGCGCTGCGCCGCGCGACCTATGACCCCGAGACCTACGGCTACTGCCTCTTTTCGGGGACCGCGCCGCTGCGGCGCGCGGTCGCGGCGTGGTTCGGGGCGCGTTACGGCGTCTCTCTCGATGCCGACGAGCAGGTGCTCCCGCTGATTGGCTCGCAGGAGGGGTTCGCCAACCTGCTTTTGGCCACGACCGACCCCGGCGACCTCATCTTGCTCCCCGACCCCGGTTACCCGTCGTACTACGGGGCGGTGGCGCTCGCGGGGCTCGAGATGCACGCTGTCCCGCTCGAGGCCGAGAACGGTTTTTTGCCCGAGCTCGGGGCGATCCCCGAGCGGGTCGCGCGCCGCGCCAAGGTGCTCGTCCTCTCGTACCCGAACAACCCGACCGCCGCCGTGGCGACGCCCGAGCTGATGCGCGAGGCTGTGGCCTTCTGCCGAGAGCACCGCATCCTGCTCGTCCACGACTTTCCCTACGTGGACACCGTGTACGGCGACTACCGCGCCCCCTCGGTGCTCGCGCAACCCGGGGGGTTGGAGACGGCCGTCGAGCTCTACAGCTGCTCGAAAAGCTTTCACATGGGCGGGTTCCGTATCGGTTGGGCGGCGGGGAACGCGGCGGCGATCGCGGCGCTCGCGCGGGTCAAGGGGGCGGTGGACTTTAACCAGTACCGCGGCATCCAGGCGATGGCGGTGGCCGCTCTGGAGGCGGGCGCCGAGGTGACGCGGGAGGCCGCGCGCGTCTTTGAAGCTCGGCGCGACGCGCTCGTGGGGGCGCTGCGGCGAGCGGGTTGGGAGGTTCCCACGCCCCAGGCCAGCATGTACGTCTGGGCGCCCCTACCAAAGGGCACCGATTCGTTCGCCTTCGCCGTCGCAGCAGCCGAGCAGACGGGCGTCTGCGTGGCGCCGGGGCGGGCGTTCGGTGAGCGCGGCGAGGGCTACGTGCGCTTCGCGCTGGTGCGCGACGCGGCGGTGTTGGCGCGCGCCGCCGCGCGCCTCGCGACGTTTTTGGAGGAGCGTGGCTGA
- the coaE gene encoding dephospho-CoA kinase (Dephospho-CoA kinase (CoaE) performs the final step in coenzyme A biosynthesis.): MSLSGSKPRSVGLTGNIGSGKSAVARLLQARGAAVIDADALARDATRDPAVLARIAAAFGPDLVVDGALDRAALAARVFRDPAARSVLNGLVHPWVQRERERRVAALLAQPEPPRVIVHDIPLLFEVGLEGAFDTVVVVDAPLELRVRRVAARSGLSEEEVRARDAAQLPLAEKVRRADVVIDNSGDRGALERQVEALWQVLVAP; encoded by the coding sequence GTGAGCCTTTCGGGGAGCAAGCCGCGCTCGGTGGGGCTGACCGGCAACATCGGGTCGGGTAAAAGCGCCGTGGCGCGCCTTCTGCAGGCTCGGGGCGCCGCGGTGATCGACGCCGACGCCTTGGCACGCGACGCGACCCGCGACCCGGCGGTGCTCGCGCGCATCGCCGCGGCGTTCGGGCCCGACCTCGTCGTGGACGGGGCACTAGACCGGGCGGCGCTCGCCGCGCGGGTGTTTCGCGACCCGGCGGCGCGCTCGGTCCTCAACGGCCTCGTTCACCCTTGGGTGCAGCGCGAGCGGGAGCGCCGGGTCGCCGCGCTCTTGGCGCAGCCGGAGCCGCCGCGGGTGATCGTCCACGACATCCCGCTGCTTTTCGAGGTGGGGCTCGAAGGCGCTTTTGACACCGTCGTCGTGGTCGACGCCCCCCTCGAGCTGCGCGTCAGGCGCGTCGCCGCCCGCAGCGGCCTCAGCGAAGAGGAGGTGCGCGCGCGCGACGCCGCGCAGCTGCCGCTCGCCGAAAAGGTGCGGCGCGCGGATGTGGTGATCGACAATAGCGGCGACCGCGGGGCGCTCGAGCGGCAGGTCGAGGCGCTGTGGCAGGTGCTGGTCGCGCCCTGA
- a CDS encoding HD domain-containing protein, whose amino-acid sequence MGWFRRRTARDMAVLDMGQFTPLPRAGFLVGGAVRDTLLGRAVRDLDWLVPDPEEAAAAAAAALGTRAFALDATRGHWRVAAGGVTRDYAPLGTDLEANLRARDFCANALAADLSGALVDPTGGRGDLRAKRLRMVDAANLWADPLRGLRGARLAAELGFDLEAETAAAIGEHSGAVARGEVPPPAAERVGVELSRLLLSERAGPGAALLHRLGLLRAYLPELERAAGVAQGGFHHLDVLAHSLEALNQLTQGFPEADLALRWATLLHDVGKPDTKRYGPSGRFHFYGHDTLGAEMTKDVLKRLRLPSATVERASALVRRHMLPIPKTAREARRFVHRRRALLPDLLKLMIADREAARGPLASEANRRSYRIALSKVLEILAEPPPKAPLLDGRAVMRLLELPPGPRVGEAVRFVREAEAVGDVSTPEEAAAALKRYAAARGWGAGAG is encoded by the coding sequence ATGGGTTGGTTCAGGCGGCGAACCGCGCGCGACATGGCCGTGCTCGACATGGGTCAGTTTACGCCGCTGCCGCGCGCCGGTTTCCTGGTCGGCGGCGCGGTGCGCGACACCCTCTTGGGGCGCGCGGTGCGCGACCTCGACTGGCTCGTACCGGACCCGGAGGAAGCGGCGGCGGCGGCGGCGGCCGCGCTCGGTACGCGCGCTTTCGCCCTCGACGCCACCCGCGGTCACTGGCGGGTCGCTGCTGGCGGGGTGACGCGCGACTACGCCCCCCTCGGCACCGACCTGGAGGCGAACTTACGCGCGCGCGACTTTTGCGCCAACGCGCTCGCCGCCGACCTTTCGGGGGCGCTCGTCGACCCCACCGGCGGTCGCGGCGACCTGCGCGCCAAACGGTTGCGGATGGTCGATGCCGCCAACCTTTGGGCCGACCCGCTGCGCGGGCTGCGCGGGGCGCGGCTCGCCGCCGAGCTGGGGTTTGACCTAGAGGCCGAGACGGCCGCCGCCATCGGCGAGCATAGCGGCGCCGTGGCCCGCGGCGAGGTCCCGCCCCCCGCCGCGGAGCGCGTCGGGGTCGAACTCTCGCGCCTGCTGCTCAGCGAGCGCGCCGGACCGGGGGCGGCGCTTTTACACCGCCTCGGGCTGCTGCGCGCCTACCTGCCCGAGCTCGAGCGCGCCGCGGGCGTCGCCCAGGGCGGGTTTCACCACCTCGACGTCTTGGCGCACTCGCTCGAGGCCCTCAACCAGCTTACGCAGGGCTTTCCCGAAGCCGACCTCGCGCTGCGCTGGGCGACGCTCCTACACGACGTCGGCAAACCGGACACCAAACGCTACGGCCCGTCGGGGCGTTTCCACTTCTACGGTCACGACACGCTGGGTGCTGAGATGACCAAGGACGTGTTGAAGCGCCTGCGTTTGCCGAGCGCCACGGTCGAGCGCGCGAGCGCCCTCGTGCGCCGCCACATGCTGCCCATCCCCAAAACGGCGCGCGAGGCGCGGCGCTTCGTCCACCGCCGCCGCGCCCTGTTGCCCGACCTTTTAAAGCTGATGATCGCCGACCGCGAGGCGGCGCGGGGGCCGCTGGCGAGCGAGGCCAACCGCCGGAGCTACCGGATCGCGCTCTCAAAGGTGCTCGAGATCCTCGCCGAGCCCCCCCCGAAAGCGCCCTTGCTCGATGGGCGCGCCGTGATGCGCCTTCTCGAGCTGCCGCCGGGACCGCGCGTCGGCGAGGCGGTGCGTTTCGTCCGGGAGGCCGAAGCGGTCGGCGACGTCAGCACCCCCGAGGAGGCGGCAGCCGCCCTTAAGCGTTACGCCGCCGCACGAGGATGGGGCGCCGGGGCGGGGTAG
- a CDS encoding AI-2E family transporter, producing the protein MSQDGAAKAPRDRVQDTRGFVARALIVIGLTTLTVLLLLGAWRVQSVVFLLFLGILLAVFWRGLARPLARSTPLPMTWAVGVVIVSLTVLVGLLGWFFAPPLVTQLQLLAAAVPEALEELERTLTTTPLGRALRREMPDMTDQETVMDLLLPRLTDFAGQFVVQLFGTFAATAGVVTNLVFLFFTALFFALHPDFYRGGVVALFPKARRARLDEVLRAAGETLWFWLLGRFVAMVAVGLMVTLGLWALDMPLALLLGFLAFLLDFIPYVGPFAASVPALLLAFTVGPWTFVWVALLYTAVQQIESYLVTPVVQQRAVELPPILTLIAIFGFGGLFGLWGLLVSTPLMAVLLVFVRKLYLEDVLGDAPGEDATPPRRPILVRRRNA; encoded by the coding sequence ATGAGTCAAGACGGTGCGGCAAAGGCGCCGCGCGACCGGGTCCAGGACACCAGAGGCTTTGTCGCGCGGGCGCTTATCGTTATCGGCCTCACCACGCTCACGGTGCTCCTGCTCTTGGGGGCGTGGCGGGTGCAGTCGGTGGTCTTTCTGCTCTTTTTGGGCATTCTGCTGGCGGTTTTCTGGCGCGGCCTCGCGCGCCCGCTCGCGCGCTCGACGCCGCTCCCCATGACCTGGGCGGTCGGGGTGGTGATCGTGTCGCTGACGGTTCTCGTGGGGCTCCTCGGGTGGTTTTTCGCGCCCCCCCTGGTGACGCAGCTGCAGCTGCTCGCGGCCGCCGTACCCGAAGCCTTGGAGGAGCTCGAGCGGACGCTCACCACCACGCCGCTCGGCCGCGCTCTGCGCCGAGAGATGCCCGACATGACCGACCAGGAGACCGTCATGGACCTTCTCCTCCCGCGCCTGACTGACTTCGCTGGGCAGTTCGTGGTGCAGCTCTTCGGTACCTTCGCCGCGACCGCCGGGGTGGTGACCAACCTCGTCTTTCTCTTTTTCACGGCGCTCTTTTTCGCCCTGCACCCCGACTTCTACCGGGGTGGGGTGGTCGCGCTCTTCCCCAAAGCGCGGCGCGCGCGCCTCGACGAGGTGCTGCGCGCAGCGGGCGAGACGCTCTGGTTCTGGCTCCTGGGGCGCTTTGTGGCGATGGTCGCCGTTGGGCTGATGGTGACGCTCGGCCTCTGGGCGCTCGACATGCCGCTCGCGCTGCTTTTGGGGTTTTTGGCCTTTTTGCTCGACTTTATCCCCTACGTCGGCCCCTTTGCCGCCTCGGTGCCGGCGCTGCTGCTCGCCTTTACGGTCGGGCCCTGGACGTTTGTCTGGGTCGCGCTCCTATACACCGCGGTGCAGCAGATCGAGAGCTACCTGGTGACGCCGGTGGTGCAGCAGCGCGCCGTCGAGCTCCCACCGATCCTGACGCTGATCGCCATCTTCGGCTTCGGCGGACTTTTCGGCCTCTGGGGGCTTTTGGTGTCGACCCCGCTCATGGCGGTGCTCTTGGTCTTTGTCCGCAAGCTCTACCTCGAGGACGTCCTCGGCGACGCGCCCGGCGAGGACGCTACCCCGCCCCGGCGCCCCATCCTCGTGCGGCGGCGTAACGCTTAA
- a CDS encoding LuxR C-terminal-related transcriptional regulator gives MLTPPTDWALLSNRLLLLQELMVGLSKLRVEEVLRRAAAGVGWVFDGAALRVFEVGELEPAPLVSRGRVVLPGDGEAYVALFAGPPAPCYLALTGLALGEPREFRLAALFCEHLIAALEAAGYREALERQAHTDWLTGLPNQRSFEELARAPQGALLSEVGALGVLECCHDASGARGDLLLRRFAEALARALPAGARAFRTGTFQITVLLSAAAPSWDALEAALRRDALGIKSGWAHPGAGDDLAALVARASAALEAAPPAPPATPPVVRCGFGALQTLYTSWVRPLPAPASLVIDVPHGYAFDLLSGEGAPARPVLVLTEGASEPYLRDLAALSPEGLIAGRVTEAEVRVALERVAAGERFYQGPTLGDDGLFPREREVWRLVARGLSNAQIAGALGVREKTVANYVTSLQEKLHLSSRVALALRYLGRLEALEPP, from the coding sequence GTGCTGACCCCGCCGACCGACTGGGCGCTGCTCTCCAACCGGCTCTTGCTGCTGCAGGAGCTGATGGTGGGACTTAGCAAGCTGCGCGTCGAGGAGGTCTTGCGCCGCGCCGCTGCAGGCGTCGGCTGGGTGTTCGACGGCGCCGCCCTGCGGGTGTTCGAGGTGGGAGAGCTCGAGCCAGCCCCCCTGGTGTCCCGCGGACGGGTCGTGCTCCCCGGTGACGGTGAGGCTTACGTGGCCCTCTTTGCGGGACCGCCGGCGCCCTGTTACCTCGCGTTGACGGGGCTCGCGCTGGGCGAGCCGCGGGAGTTCCGCTTGGCGGCGCTTTTTTGCGAGCACCTGATCGCTGCGCTCGAAGCCGCGGGCTACCGCGAGGCGCTCGAGCGCCAGGCCCATACGGACTGGCTGACGGGGCTCCCCAACCAGCGCTCGTTCGAGGAGCTCGCGCGCGCACCCCAAGGCGCTCTGCTGAGCGAGGTCGGGGCGCTCGGCGTGCTCGAGTGCTGCCACGACGCCTCTGGAGCGCGTGGCGACCTGCTCCTGAGGCGCTTTGCCGAGGCGCTCGCGCGCGCCCTACCGGCGGGCGCACGCGCGTTTCGCACGGGCACCTTTCAGATCACCGTCTTGCTCAGCGCCGCGGCGCCCTCTTGGGACGCGCTCGAGGCCGCTCTAAGGCGCGACGCGTTGGGCATCAAAAGCGGTTGGGCGCACCCTGGCGCGGGCGATGACCTCGCCGCGCTCGTGGCGCGCGCCTCGGCCGCGCTCGAGGCCGCCCCGCCAGCGCCCCCTGCGACGCCGCCGGTCGTCCGCTGCGGCTTCGGCGCGCTCCAAACGCTCTACACCTCGTGGGTGCGGCCCCTTCCCGCACCCGCCTCGCTCGTCATCGACGTGCCGCACGGCTACGCCTTTGACCTCCTCAGCGGCGAGGGGGCGCCCGCACGCCCTGTGCTCGTGCTCACCGAGGGGGCGTCCGAGCCCTACCTGCGCGACCTCGCCGCGCTCTCCCCCGAGGGTCTTATCGCTGGGCGCGTGACCGAAGCGGAGGTCAGGGTCGCGCTCGAGCGCGTCGCGGCTGGTGAGCGTTTCTACCAGGGGCCGACGCTCGGCGACGACGGCCTCTTTCCCCGCGAGCGCGAGGTGTGGCGGCTCGTCGCGCGCGGGCTCTCAAACGCGCAGATCGCCGGCGCTTTGGGGGTCCGCGAGAAGACGGTTGCCAACTACGTCACGAGCCTTCAGGAGAAGCTGCACCTGAGCAGCCGCGTCGCGCTGGCGCTGCGCTACCTCGGCAGGTTAGAGGCCTTGGAGCCCCCTTGA
- a CDS encoding ornithine cyclodeaminase/mu-crystallin has product MSTLLLTRHEVRALLEPTDALAALLADLRAAFGATPQTQHPTATPPAHRVSLAPDPSSDERDTLVLHDPATGVPRAVMGASPLRAARTAAAAALAAALLSEPDAARVALVGTGTLEAWVLRLLPLVRRVRTVTVFDPTPLRSGPFVRRLAEGIDAALVPTDSLAEAVLEAEIVVCATGSREPFLYPGMVAPGAHLMTLGTGEGPRCELAAALLRESRVICDDRTLAVERGGVGGAGLGPAAVHAELGEVLSGRRPGREHPEQVTVYDGVGAPWMDLVAARRVLRRAQEAGVGRWVAAP; this is encoded by the coding sequence GTGTCGACGCTGCTGCTGACCCGCCACGAGGTTCGGGCGCTCCTCGAACCCACCGACGCGCTCGCTGCGCTCCTCGCCGACCTGCGCGCGGCTTTCGGGGCCACCCCGCAGACGCAGCACCCCACTGCCACGCCCCCCGCCCATCGGGTGAGCCTCGCGCCGGACCCCTCGAGCGACGAGAGAGACACCCTCGTGCTCCACGACCCCGCCACGGGCGTCCCGAGAGCCGTCATGGGCGCCTCCCCCTTGCGCGCGGCGCGCACCGCTGCCGCTGCCGCCCTCGCCGCGGCCCTTCTCAGCGAACCCGACGCTGCGCGCGTGGCGCTCGTCGGGACGGGGACCTTGGAGGCGTGGGTGCTCCGCCTCCTGCCGCTCGTGCGGCGCGTCCGGACGGTGACGGTGTTCGATCCCACACCGCTTAGAAGCGGCCCTTTCGTGCGGCGCCTCGCCGAGGGGATAGACGCCGCGCTCGTGCCGACCGACTCGCTCGCCGAAGCGGTCTTGGAGGCCGAGATCGTGGTCTGCGCGACCGGTTCGCGTGAGCCCTTTTTGTACCCCGGGATGGTCGCGCCGGGGGCGCACCTGATGACGCTCGGTACGGGCGAGGGGCCGCGGTGCGAGCTCGCCGCCGCGCTGCTACGCGAGAGCCGCGTTATCTGCGACGACCGCACCCTAGCGGTCGAGCGGGGCGGGGTCGGCGGCGCGGGGCTCGGCCCGGCGGCGGTCCACGCCGAACTCGGCGAGGTACTTTCGGGGCGACGACCGGGGCGCGAGCACCCGGAGCAGGTGACGGTCTACGACGGGGTTGGGGCGCCGTGGATGGACCTCGTCGCGGCGCGGCGGGTGCTGAGGCGGGCGCAGGAGGCGGGTGTGGGGAGGTGGGTGGCGGCCCCCTAA
- a CDS encoding carboxymuconolactone decarboxylase family protein: MDQRQEIAEGLGFGFVPNLFAAADANPEVQTALWQAFRHTMLRGELPRTVKEMMGVMISKTAGSPYAALVHLHALTFQGVEAPLLEALERGEVPAGVPRKVALLLRFAQEATRRPNDATLVQGLRERLSEAEVVEAVAVVGVFRMINCWTDLLAVPVDAL, from the coding sequence GTGGACCAACGCCAAGAGATCGCAGAAGGGCTCGGTTTCGGGTTTGTCCCCAACCTGTTCGCCGCTGCCGACGCCAACCCGGAGGTGCAGACCGCGCTCTGGCAGGCGTTTCGGCACACCATGCTGCGCGGCGAGCTGCCCCGCACCGTCAAGGAGATGATGGGGGTGATGATCTCCAAAACGGCCGGCAGCCCCTACGCCGCGCTCGTCCACCTCCACGCGCTCACCTTTCAGGGGGTCGAGGCGCCGCTTTTAGAGGCTTTGGAGCGCGGCGAGGTGCCCGCTGGCGTGCCGCGCAAGGTGGCGCTGCTTCTCCGGTTCGCGCAGGAGGCGACCCGTCGGCCGAACGACGCGACCCTCGTCCAAGGGCTTCGTGAGCGTCTCTCCGAAGCCGAGGTTGTCGAGGCGGTCGCGGTCGTGGGGGTGTTTCGCATGATCAACTGCTGGACGGACCTCCTGGCTGTACCCGTCGACGCGCTCTGA